One part of the Arthrobacter tumbae genome encodes these proteins:
- a CDS encoding tartrate dehydrogenase, with translation MTQQTFRIAAIPADGIGQEVTAAGRKVLDAIAKNSGGAVSFDWTEFPWGSDYYAEHGVMMADDGLEQLSGFDAIYFGAVGWPTVPDHISLWGLRLAICQGFDQWANVRPVHFLPGVTSPLRKADTTELDWIVVRENSEGEYAGLGGRNLAARGQGGEVAVQSSLFTEVGCERIIRFAFDIARSRDRRKLSSVTKSNAQQYGMVLWDDVFKRVAKDYPDVETESVLVDAMAAKFVLKPEELSVVVASNLNADILSDLGSALAGSLGLASSANYNPERRFPSMFEPVHGSAPDIAGQEISNPIGAIASASLMLEHFGLTTEAERLAEAIRATTAAGVLPRDLGGSATTEDVTDAVISYLP, from the coding sequence ATGACCCAGCAGACATTTCGCATCGCAGCCATACCCGCAGACGGCATCGGGCAGGAAGTGACGGCCGCGGGCCGGAAGGTGCTCGACGCCATTGCGAAGAACTCCGGCGGAGCAGTCTCCTTCGACTGGACCGAATTTCCCTGGGGCTCGGACTACTACGCGGAACACGGCGTCATGATGGCCGACGACGGACTGGAACAGCTGAGCGGTTTCGATGCCATCTACTTCGGTGCCGTTGGTTGGCCGACGGTGCCGGACCACATCAGCCTCTGGGGGCTCCGACTGGCGATCTGCCAGGGCTTCGACCAGTGGGCCAACGTTCGCCCCGTCCACTTCCTTCCCGGAGTCACCAGCCCGCTCCGCAAAGCGGACACCACTGAACTCGACTGGATCGTCGTCCGCGAAAATAGTGAAGGCGAGTACGCAGGACTCGGGGGACGCAACCTCGCTGCCCGCGGCCAGGGCGGCGAGGTTGCGGTTCAATCTTCGCTGTTCACCGAAGTCGGCTGTGAGCGGATCATCCGGTTTGCCTTCGATATCGCCCGTTCACGCGACCGCAGAAAACTTTCCAGCGTGACGAAAAGCAACGCCCAGCAGTACGGCATGGTGCTGTGGGACGACGTCTTCAAACGCGTTGCCAAGGACTATCCCGATGTTGAAACCGAGAGCGTCCTGGTCGACGCCATGGCAGCAAAATTCGTCCTGAAGCCCGAAGAGCTCTCCGTGGTCGTGGCATCAAATCTGAACGCTGACATCCTTTCGGACCTGGGCAGCGCACTCGCGGGCAGCCTCGGCCTTGCGAGCAGCGCCAATTACAATCCTGAGCGGCGTTTCCCCAGCATGTTCGAGCCGGTACATGGCTCCGCTCCTGACATCGCCGGGCAGGAAATCTCCAATCCGATCGGCGCGATTGCCAGCGCAAGCCTGATGCTCGAGCACTTTGGCCTCACGACAGAGGCGGAACGCCTTGCGGAAGCTATCCGCGCCACGACCGCCGCCGGCGTCCTGCCCAGGGATCTGGGCGGATCCGCCACTACCGAGGATGTAACTGATGCCGTAATCAGCTACCTCCCGTAA
- a CDS encoding LysR family transcriptional regulator: MDIRHLKYFLGVVDHGGFARAAAALHVAQPSLSQAVLALERELGVQLFHRTGRSVVVSASGRALIEPARRTVRDLDSFRSTVGALKGRETGHVDLALMPSQSVEPFRSIAVRFGQLHPGITISAHSAYTGDDVMRLIGSGKCELGLFGSSSFPPSAGIHLEPVEEQAMVLIGLPGQPFEDGSVVRYPELSGQRFITSQKGSVMRQVVDEILASGVDATVAVEVAHRAAVLPLVLAGAGVAVLAAAWADFARKNGAAVMHLEPSHKLQVMLASRSQAPLTPAARAFAELVHQYTSDKHL; encoded by the coding sequence ATGGACATCCGGCACCTGAAGTACTTCCTCGGCGTCGTCGATCACGGTGGTTTCGCCAGGGCGGCAGCGGCGCTACACGTCGCCCAGCCGTCGCTGTCGCAGGCAGTGCTTGCCCTTGAGCGGGAGCTGGGGGTGCAGCTCTTCCATCGAACGGGGCGCAGCGTCGTCGTGAGTGCGTCAGGCCGGGCACTCATAGAACCGGCGCGGAGAACAGTTCGTGACCTCGATTCCTTCCGCTCCACCGTCGGGGCATTGAAGGGCAGGGAAACCGGACACGTAGACCTGGCTCTTATGCCGTCGCAATCGGTTGAACCCTTCAGATCCATCGCAGTGCGGTTTGGGCAACTTCATCCCGGAATCACGATCAGCGCCCATTCCGCCTACACCGGCGACGACGTCATGCGCCTGATCGGAAGCGGGAAGTGCGAGCTCGGGCTCTTCGGCAGTTCCAGCTTCCCACCCTCCGCCGGCATTCACCTGGAGCCCGTTGAGGAACAGGCCATGGTGCTCATCGGGCTCCCCGGCCAGCCCTTCGAGGACGGCTCGGTGGTGCGCTATCCCGAGCTGTCCGGGCAAAGGTTCATCACCTCGCAGAAGGGAAGCGTCATGCGGCAGGTCGTGGACGAGATCCTGGCCAGCGGCGTCGATGCCACCGTCGCTGTTGAAGTGGCCCACCGGGCGGCGGTCCTGCCGCTCGTGCTCGCGGGGGCCGGCGTGGCAGTGCTGGCAGCCGCCTGGGCGGACTTCGCGCGTAAAAACGGCGCGGCGGTCATGCATCTTGAGCCAAGCCACAAGTTGCAGGTAATGCTGGCCTCCCGCAGCCAGGCGCCGCTCACCCCTGCAGCCCGAGCCTTCGCCGAACTGGTTCATCAATACACCTCTGACAAGCACCTATAG
- a CDS encoding tartrate dehydrogenase, producing MTDPSYRIAVIPGDGIGTEVMPPAQRLLELAGRRYGFSFDWREFEWGCEYYSRTGRMMPEDGLEQLAECDQIFLGAVGFPGVPDHVSLWGLLIPIRRAFRQYINLRPVRLLAGIESPLRKVPAGGIDFLVVRENNEGEYSESGGRLYRGMPQEMAIQESIFTRFGVERAMNYAINLAEQRKGILASATKSNGIIHTMPFWDEILRDLAKDHPNLTVSEYHIDALAALFVLDPARFDVVVASNLFGDILTDLGAAIIGSIGIAPSANLNPEKEFPSMFEPVHGSAPDIAGQGKANPLGQVWAASMMLDHLGHEDAGRDLITAMEHVLTQTDIRTPDLVGTATTNDVADALVSAFESLTPAGVGK from the coding sequence ATGACAGATCCCAGCTACCGCATTGCCGTCATCCCGGGTGACGGCATCGGCACCGAGGTGATGCCACCTGCGCAAAGACTCCTCGAACTCGCGGGCCGGCGCTACGGCTTCAGCTTCGACTGGCGGGAGTTCGAGTGGGGCTGTGAGTACTACTCCCGGACCGGACGCATGATGCCGGAGGACGGCCTCGAGCAGCTCGCCGAATGCGACCAGATCTTCCTCGGCGCAGTGGGTTTCCCCGGCGTTCCTGACCACGTGTCCCTCTGGGGGTTGCTGATTCCCATCCGGCGCGCCTTCCGTCAGTACATCAACCTTCGTCCGGTCCGGCTGCTGGCCGGAATCGAAAGCCCTCTCCGAAAGGTGCCTGCCGGCGGAATCGACTTCCTGGTGGTCAGGGAAAACAACGAGGGGGAATACTCCGAGAGCGGCGGGCGCCTCTACCGCGGGATGCCGCAGGAGATGGCGATCCAGGAGTCCATCTTCACCCGGTTCGGCGTTGAACGCGCGATGAACTATGCGATCAACCTGGCCGAACAACGCAAGGGCATCCTCGCCTCTGCCACGAAGTCCAACGGGATCATCCACACGATGCCGTTCTGGGACGAGATCCTTCGGGATCTCGCCAAGGACCACCCGAACCTCACGGTGTCCGAGTACCACATCGACGCCCTCGCGGCGCTGTTCGTGCTTGACCCGGCCCGCTTTGATGTTGTCGTCGCCTCCAACCTCTTCGGCGACATCCTCACCGACCTCGGCGCGGCCATCATCGGCAGTATCGGCATCGCACCTTCAGCGAACCTCAATCCCGAAAAGGAGTTCCCGTCGATGTTCGAGCCGGTTCACGGCTCGGCTCCGGACATCGCCGGACAGGGAAAGGCAAACCCCCTGGGCCAGGTCTGGGCGGCATCGATGATGCTTGACCACCTTGGCCACGAGGACGCAGGAAGGGACCTGATCACCGCCATGGAGCACGTCCTCACCCAAACCGATATACGCACCCCTGACCTCGTCGGGACCGCAACCACAAACGACGTGGCTGACGCGCTGGTTTCCGCCTTCGAATCCTTGACACCTGCAGGAGTTGGAAAATGA
- a CDS encoding tripartite tricarboxylate transporter substrate binding protein, whose protein sequence is MKSRRMFASIVGTIAVALAATGCGGGEAGGGAAENFPQKRVEYILPFDAGGESDITARLQQEKLAEVLGQAVNISYKPGGGGALGWSELTRTAPDGYKFMGSNLPHIILQPMLRDDAGYETEDLKQVYIFQSTPNALLVPADSDIQNLEDFIAAAKEDPGAMSVGGSGDFTANHIGTLMLNDMAGIDVTYTPFSGTGTAVPALLGGHVDALMSYTPQISQLGDQVRAIAVATEERMPGLPDVPTFAEQGYDLVDGAYRGVSVPSETPDDIVQKLADAFEEVNQDPELVEAFEEQAFVLENYGPDEAVELTEERKAVYEDLLTRLELVP, encoded by the coding sequence ATGAAAAGCCGCCGGATGTTCGCATCAATTGTCGGAACGATCGCCGTCGCACTTGCCGCGACAGGCTGCGGGGGAGGTGAAGCCGGCGGAGGAGCGGCTGAGAATTTCCCACAGAAACGCGTGGAATACATCCTGCCGTTCGACGCTGGCGGAGAATCCGACATCACTGCTCGCCTGCAGCAGGAGAAGCTGGCTGAGGTGCTCGGGCAGGCCGTGAACATCTCGTACAAGCCCGGAGGTGGCGGTGCGCTGGGCTGGTCTGAACTCACCCGTACCGCGCCGGATGGCTACAAGTTCATGGGAAGCAATCTTCCGCACATCATTCTGCAGCCGATGCTTCGGGACGACGCCGGGTACGAGACCGAGGACCTGAAGCAGGTCTACATCTTCCAGAGCACTCCGAACGCCCTCCTTGTGCCGGCAGACAGCGATATCCAGAACCTGGAGGACTTCATCGCGGCGGCGAAGGAGGATCCCGGGGCGATGTCTGTTGGAGGCAGCGGTGACTTCACCGCGAACCACATCGGAACGCTCATGCTGAACGACATGGCAGGCATCGATGTCACCTACACGCCGTTCTCCGGGACGGGCACCGCTGTTCCTGCCCTCCTCGGCGGGCACGTGGACGCCCTGATGTCCTACACTCCGCAGATCTCGCAGCTCGGTGACCAGGTGCGTGCCATCGCCGTTGCCACCGAGGAACGCATGCCCGGACTGCCGGACGTACCCACCTTCGCTGAACAGGGCTATGACCTGGTCGACGGCGCATACCGCGGTGTTTCGGTTCCGTCGGAAACTCCGGATGACATCGTCCAGAAATTGGCCGACGCTTTCGAAGAGGTAAATCAGGATCCGGAACTCGTGGAAGCCTTCGAGGAGCAGGCCTTCGTCCTCGAGAACTACGGCCCCGATGAGGCTGTTGAGCTCACCGAAGAACGCAAGGCCGTGTATGAAGACCTGCTGACCCGGCTCGAACTGGTTCCGTAA
- a CDS encoding acyl-CoA thioesterase has product MENETQGRVETTARPNPHSVTLRFLAAPTDLGHSGSVDAGTVLEWVDKAAYAAAVGWAKSYCVTAYVGNIHFADPVNVGDMVEVEATIVYTGKSSLHIRTVVSSGDVKGAEATMRSQCLVIFVAVGPDGKPVPVPQFNPVTTAEIDLRDQAVARIEVRDSIVAAMSRQEYTDAGTAERVTLRFLAAPTDVNWGGKVHGGTVMDWIDEAAYICATRYCGQDTVAVFSGGVRFYRPLLIGDLVEVEARLVYTGNKGMHIAVHVRSGKPTGRDMQLTTYCLTVMVARDETGTAVSVPPWVPVSDEDKRLAEHARELLEIRGRAPGSSLPSHLSG; this is encoded by the coding sequence ATGGAAAACGAGACGCAAGGACGCGTCGAAACGACCGCCCGCCCCAATCCGCATTCAGTGACGCTGCGGTTCCTGGCCGCGCCGACGGATCTCGGGCACAGCGGCTCCGTGGACGCCGGCACGGTGCTGGAATGGGTGGATAAAGCGGCCTATGCCGCGGCCGTCGGCTGGGCCAAGAGCTACTGTGTGACGGCGTACGTGGGCAACATCCACTTCGCTGACCCGGTGAATGTCGGAGACATGGTCGAAGTCGAAGCGACCATCGTGTACACCGGGAAGTCCTCGCTGCACATCCGGACCGTTGTCTCTTCGGGGGATGTCAAAGGCGCCGAAGCGACGATGCGCAGCCAGTGCCTCGTGATCTTCGTGGCCGTGGGGCCGGACGGCAAGCCCGTGCCGGTGCCGCAATTCAACCCTGTTACGACGGCGGAGATTGACCTGAGGGACCAAGCGGTTGCCCGGATAGAAGTACGGGATTCAATCGTCGCCGCCATGAGCAGGCAGGAATACACCGACGCCGGAACCGCCGAGCGCGTCACCCTCCGCTTCCTTGCGGCGCCGACTGACGTGAACTGGGGCGGCAAGGTTCATGGCGGGACAGTTATGGACTGGATCGACGAAGCAGCCTATATCTGCGCCACGCGTTACTGCGGCCAGGACACGGTGGCCGTCTTCTCGGGTGGCGTGAGGTTCTACCGGCCGCTGTTGATCGGGGACCTGGTAGAGGTGGAAGCGCGCCTGGTCTACACAGGGAACAAGGGCATGCACATCGCGGTACATGTGCGCTCCGGTAAGCCCACGGGACGCGACATGCAGCTGACCACCTACTGCCTCACGGTGATGGTGGCCCGCGATGAGACGGGTACCGCCGTCTCTGTTCCGCCCTGGGTCCCGGTCTCGGATGAGGACAAGCGACTCGCAGAGCACGCCCGTGAACTGCTCGAGATCCGCGGCCGGGCGCCGGGAAGCAGCCTTCCTAGCCACCTGTCCGGATAG
- a CDS encoding tripartite tricarboxylate transporter TctB family protein yields the protein MGNIIGGAVVLLVCLIFWVQRAYSSEYGGIFPDAVLIALAVLGVLLVARGVLWRDRETGWHNTGRLGFKDLGRALVLLVAWVASLPILGYLYGGIVFFTLVAVLMRTSRPTWKNVLLDFGVAVVVVVLFYLAFTQVLFVSLPELAL from the coding sequence ATGGGAAACATCATCGGCGGTGCCGTTGTCCTGCTGGTCTGCCTGATCTTCTGGGTCCAGCGCGCCTATTCCAGTGAATATGGCGGGATCTTCCCGGATGCCGTCCTGATCGCGTTGGCCGTTCTCGGCGTGCTACTCGTGGCACGCGGGGTCTTGTGGCGCGACCGGGAAACCGGCTGGCACAACACCGGGCGGCTTGGCTTCAAGGACCTGGGCCGCGCACTGGTGCTGCTGGTCGCCTGGGTGGCGTCTCTGCCCATCCTCGGCTACCTCTACGGCGGCATCGTGTTCTTCACCCTCGTGGCTGTGCTCATGCGCACCTCGCGGCCCACCTGGAAGAACGTGCTCCTCGACTTCGGTGTCGCCGTCGTCGTGGTGGTGCTGTTCTACCTCGCGTTCACGCAGGTTCTCTTCGTCAGCCTTCCCGAACTCGCCCTGTAA
- a CDS encoding tripartite tricarboxylate transporter permease, with protein MFEVLGQGLLANLAPSMLLLVLIGTLSGMALGAMPGLSATMGVALLVPFTFAMDPTSGLVLLGAFYMGAIYGGSFTAILVNAPGTPSSIATALDGYPLTRKGRSEFAIVGATMGSFVGGIIGVIALIFLAPPLASFSLRFGPQEYFWVAIFGLTIIASLASGSLLKGLIGGLLGLLLATVGIAPVGGDVRFTFGEPMLQGGIPLVPALIGLFTIPEVIRLIALRTRDAQMVDETRQKDRLGGMLKEILSRPVNLIRSGVIGTIVGILPGAGGSVANLVAYNEAKRASKHPETFGEGEIDGVVASESANNGTVGGGFIPTLTLGVPGTPPDAIILGVLLLHGLRPGAELFTTSGPLVYTFIIALAVSAVMMVPVGLVAGRGLQRGVMALPVRYLAPGITVLTIIGAYAIRSSVVDVFIMLALGVAAYLLQRVGIGGASIVLGLVLGSIAETGLVQGILTSADAALPWTTFFTRPISLVLIAMSVLSVLWPFLQKRRAAKTAAAVNDKTANPVSQRPDTGEGD; from the coding sequence ATGTTCGAAGTACTCGGGCAGGGGCTGCTCGCCAACCTTGCCCCGTCCATGCTGCTCCTGGTGCTGATCGGCACCTTGAGCGGCATGGCCCTCGGGGCGATGCCGGGGCTGAGCGCCACCATGGGCGTTGCGCTGCTGGTTCCCTTCACCTTCGCCATGGACCCGACCTCCGGGCTGGTCCTGCTGGGTGCCTTCTATATGGGCGCGATCTACGGCGGGTCATTCACGGCCATCCTGGTAAATGCCCCGGGAACGCCGTCGTCGATTGCCACCGCCCTCGATGGTTATCCGCTCACGCGGAAGGGACGCAGCGAATTTGCGATTGTGGGTGCCACCATGGGCTCCTTCGTCGGCGGAATCATCGGGGTCATCGCACTGATCTTCCTGGCACCGCCGCTGGCGTCGTTCTCGCTGCGCTTCGGGCCTCAGGAGTACTTCTGGGTCGCGATTTTCGGCCTGACGATCATCGCCAGCCTCGCCTCCGGGTCGCTGCTGAAGGGGCTGATCGGTGGTCTGCTCGGATTGCTGCTGGCCACCGTCGGTATCGCCCCAGTGGGAGGGGATGTGCGGTTCACTTTTGGTGAGCCCATGCTCCAGGGCGGCATTCCACTGGTGCCGGCACTGATCGGCCTGTTCACCATCCCCGAGGTCATCCGTCTGATCGCCCTGCGTACGCGGGACGCGCAGATGGTGGACGAGACCCGGCAGAAAGACCGGCTGGGCGGGATGCTGAAGGAAATTCTGAGCCGCCCGGTCAACCTGATCCGGTCGGGCGTCATCGGAACGATCGTCGGCATCCTCCCGGGTGCGGGCGGTAGTGTCGCGAACCTCGTCGCCTATAACGAGGCCAAGCGCGCTTCCAAGCACCCGGAGACGTTCGGCGAGGGTGAGATCGACGGCGTCGTCGCATCCGAATCCGCCAACAACGGTACGGTGGGCGGCGGGTTCATCCCCACGCTGACGCTGGGAGTGCCGGGAACTCCTCCCGATGCCATCATCTTGGGCGTTCTTCTGCTGCATGGACTGCGACCCGGTGCGGAGCTCTTTACGACCTCTGGTCCGCTGGTCTACACCTTCATCATCGCGCTCGCGGTGTCCGCCGTCATGATGGTGCCGGTAGGTCTGGTTGCCGGCCGCGGTCTGCAACGCGGGGTTATGGCCCTTCCCGTCCGCTACCTGGCTCCGGGAATCACCGTGCTCACCATCATCGGTGCGTACGCCATCCGAAGCTCGGTGGTTGACGTCTTCATCATGCTTGCGCTCGGAGTTGCCGCGTACCTGCTCCAGCGGGTCGGCATCGGTGGAGCCTCGATCGTCCTCGGCCTGGTCCTCGGCTCCATCGCTGAGACAGGTCTGGTTCAGGGCATCCTGACCTCGGCGGATGCAGCCCTTCCGTGGACCACGTTCTTCACCCGGCCCATCAGCCTGGTGCTGATTGCCATGAGCGTTCTCTCCGTTCTCTGGCCCTTTCTGCAGAAGCGGCGGGCAGCGAAGACGGCAGCGGCGGTAAACGACAAGACCGCCAACCCGGTCTCCCAACGCCCCGACACCGGAGAGGGTGACTGA
- a CDS encoding ABC transporter ATP-binding protein: MSGAADLVIETAGLTKRLGGRDVVNGIDLAVPRGSVFGFLGPNGSGKTTTIRILLGLASATSGDVRVLGESIPRALQEVLPRVGALVEGPGFYPFLSGTANLLRLDAADRYVSPSTSRQRVETALERVGLSQAAGKKVGRYSLGMKQRLGIANALLTHRDLIVLDEPTNGLDPQGTREVRHLVRSLTEEGTTVFVSSHLLTEVEQICSHAAVLSAGSLVAQGSLDELRRSGEPRIRVNTPDVPQTHTVLRRLGTTPDDDGATSGAHSVTALLPAGLAPDRVVRALVEADVRVNGFSVDQAGLEDLFVALTGEGFDVVQ; the protein is encoded by the coding sequence GTGAGCGGGGCCGCCGACCTCGTCATCGAGACAGCAGGCCTGACCAAGCGGTTGGGCGGCAGGGACGTGGTCAACGGCATCGATCTCGCGGTTCCGCGCGGGTCGGTGTTCGGGTTCCTCGGCCCTAATGGTTCGGGGAAGACCACCACCATCCGGATCCTGCTCGGCCTCGCCTCCGCCACCTCCGGCGACGTCCGGGTGCTCGGCGAATCCATTCCGCGAGCACTGCAGGAGGTGCTCCCCCGGGTCGGCGCACTCGTGGAGGGCCCGGGTTTCTACCCCTTCCTCTCCGGAACGGCGAACCTCCTCCGCCTCGACGCCGCTGACCGCTACGTCTCTCCCTCCACAAGTCGGCAACGCGTCGAGACCGCGCTGGAACGGGTGGGGCTGTCGCAGGCCGCCGGCAAGAAAGTCGGCCGCTACTCACTCGGCATGAAGCAGCGCCTCGGAATTGCCAACGCGCTGCTCACCCACCGCGACCTCATCGTCCTCGACGAGCCCACCAACGGCCTCGACCCGCAGGGCACCCGCGAAGTCCGGCACCTCGTGCGCTCCCTCACCGAGGAGGGCACCACCGTCTTCGTCTCGAGCCACCTGCTCACGGAGGTCGAGCAGATCTGCTCCCACGCAGCGGTGCTCAGCGCCGGCTCGCTCGTTGCGCAGGGCAGCCTCGATGAGCTGCGCCGCTCCGGCGAACCGCGCATCCGTGTGAACACCCCCGATGTGCCTCAGACCCACACTGTGCTCCGCCGGCTGGGCACAACACCCGACGACGACGGCGCCACCTCCGGCGCGCACAGCGTCACCGCGCTGCTTCCGGCGGGGCTGGCACCGGACCGGGTGGTGCGTGCGCTGGTCGAGGCGGACGTGAGGGTGAACGGGTTCAGTGTTGACCAGGCCGGACTCGAGGATCTGTTCGTGGCCCTCACCGGGGAGGGATTCGACGTTGTCCAGTAG
- a CDS encoding LolA family protein encodes MTRTGRKSWRQWTPAVVAAGAVGAAALVAPFSANAAVDLPDKTAAEVLALVQEKDVDAFSGTVEQSSNLGLPDLSALGAAAGANAGGATTGGTNNDDDGEPSPASAALELITGSHTAQVFVNGPDQARLQVLDQLEERNIVRNGDELWYYNSDENEAIHATLEDHEKPDGAPSAPNDVAAHFLEKIDPSTEVTVGSDRMVAGRAVYDLVLTPRSTETLVGSVSIAVDGETGLPLGVTVTAAGSSDPAFSSAFTEISYEEPSADLFDFTPPAGATVTEVDPGEHKGEHQREQADKEAAAAEKPTVVGEGWDTVVVVPAGQQEIPPELMQLSTPVDGGQLLSTALVNVLITDDGRILAGSVTVERLQAVASGQ; translated from the coding sequence ATGACTCGTACAGGGCGAAAATCATGGCGTCAGTGGACACCGGCAGTTGTTGCCGCGGGGGCGGTCGGCGCCGCAGCGCTCGTGGCCCCCTTCAGCGCCAATGCGGCGGTTGACCTTCCTGACAAGACCGCCGCCGAAGTCCTCGCGCTGGTTCAGGAGAAAGACGTCGACGCGTTCTCCGGCACAGTGGAGCAAAGCTCGAACCTCGGCCTTCCGGACCTCTCCGCTCTCGGCGCGGCCGCCGGGGCCAACGCAGGCGGCGCCACAACAGGCGGCACCAATAACGACGACGACGGCGAACCCTCCCCGGCCAGCGCCGCCCTAGAACTCATCACCGGATCACACACCGCCCAGGTCTTCGTCAACGGCCCCGATCAGGCACGCCTTCAGGTGCTCGACCAGCTGGAGGAACGCAACATCGTCCGCAACGGCGATGAACTCTGGTACTACAACTCGGATGAGAACGAGGCGATCCACGCCACCCTTGAGGACCATGAAAAGCCCGACGGCGCCCCCTCCGCCCCGAACGACGTCGCCGCCCACTTCCTTGAGAAGATCGACCCGTCCACCGAGGTCACCGTCGGTTCGGACCGCATGGTCGCCGGGCGTGCCGTCTACGATCTCGTCCTGACTCCACGCTCCACCGAGACCCTCGTGGGTTCGGTCAGCATTGCGGTCGACGGCGAAACCGGCCTTCCCCTGGGCGTCACCGTGACTGCCGCCGGCAGCAGCGACCCGGCGTTCAGCTCCGCCTTCACCGAGATCAGCTACGAGGAACCGTCCGCGGATCTGTTCGACTTCACCCCGCCGGCGGGTGCGACCGTCACCGAGGTGGATCCTGGCGAGCATAAAGGCGAGCACCAGCGCGAGCAGGCTGACAAGGAAGCTGCAGCGGCAGAGAAGCCGACCGTGGTGGGCGAAGGTTGGGACACCGTCGTCGTTGTTCCGGCCGGGCAGCAGGAGATTCCGCCGGAACTGATGCAGCTGAGCACACCGGTCGACGGTGGTCAGCTCCTGTCCACAGCACTGGTGAACGTACTCATCACTGACGACGGCCGCATCCTTGCCGGATCGGTCACCGTTGAACGCCTGCAGGCAGTAGCTTCCGGGCAGTGA
- a CDS encoding ABC transporter permease: MSSSAPVSTPRKTAGGSFLTSELSVLFRRRRTWALLAALAAIPVLIAVAVRLSSGPSAGRGPAFLDQVSQNGLFVAVVATIVAIPLFLPLTVGVVAGDTVAGEASTGTLRYLLMSPVARGRLLAVKYAGAVVFCLAATFTVAIVGTLMGALLFPVGPVTLLSGTSIGVPEALLRIALVCFYVTLSLLGLCAVGLFMSTLTDVPVGAMAATVVASVVSQVVGQLPQLEWIHPWLLTQYWLGFADLLRDPIVWDSFAANALLQVGYVVVFGALAYGRFSTKDVLA, translated from the coding sequence TTGTCCAGTAGTGCACCTGTCTCAACACCCCGCAAGACGGCCGGGGGAAGTTTCCTCACGTCTGAACTGTCCGTCCTTTTTCGTCGCCGCCGCACCTGGGCGCTGCTGGCTGCACTCGCTGCGATCCCCGTGCTGATCGCCGTGGCCGTCAGGCTGTCCTCCGGACCGTCAGCCGGACGCGGGCCCGCATTCCTCGACCAGGTGAGCCAGAACGGGCTCTTCGTCGCCGTCGTCGCGACCATCGTTGCGATTCCGCTGTTCCTGCCGCTGACCGTCGGGGTGGTCGCCGGTGACACCGTCGCGGGCGAGGCGAGCACGGGCACCCTGCGGTACCTGCTCATGTCTCCCGTGGCGCGGGGGCGACTCCTGGCAGTGAAGTATGCCGGCGCCGTCGTCTTCTGTCTGGCTGCGACCTTCACGGTAGCGATAGTCGGCACCCTCATGGGAGCGCTGCTGTTCCCGGTCGGGCCGGTGACCCTGCTCTCCGGCACCAGCATCGGTGTGCCGGAAGCGCTGCTGCGCATTGCCCTGGTGTGCTTCTACGTGACGCTGTCGCTGCTGGGGCTCTGCGCCGTCGGGCTCTTCATGTCCACGCTCACCGATGTTCCGGTGGGCGCGATGGCTGCGACCGTGGTGGCCTCAGTGGTCAGCCAGGTGGTGGGGCAGCTTCCACAGCTTGAGTGGATCCACCCGTGGCTGCTGACGCAGTATTGGCTGGGGTTCGCGGACCTGCTGAGGGATCCGATTGTGTGGGACTCGTTCGCCGCGAATGCCCTGCTTCAGGTTGGTTACGTGGTGGTATTCGGCGCCCTGGCCTATGGCCGGTTCAGCACCAAGGACGTGCTGGCCTGA